The following proteins are encoded in a genomic region of Primulina huaijiensis isolate GDHJ02 chromosome 3, ASM1229523v2, whole genome shotgun sequence:
- the LOC140973196 gene encoding ribosome production factor 2 homolog, giving the protein MMRIKTPKSGRIRRELHKRAPKLVETGKKTLILHGTKTSSVLNSAMTEIYHLKKGEALKYSRKNENIRPFEIGGEASLEFFSHKTDCSLFVFGSHSKKRPDNLVIGRTYDHHIYDLVEIGVENFKSMASFSYDKKLAPQIGSKPFFAFIGEGFESVDELKHLKEVLLDLFHGEAVKNLNLAGLDRVYVCTALSPNRILFSHCALRLKKSGTIVPKIELVEVGPSMDMVVRRHRLPADGLRKEAMKTAPVLKKKKEKNVSKDAIKGKIGKIYIPDQKVGSVPFVNKAKGVKRERREAKMKNEGSDPQKKHKSES; this is encoded by the exons ATGATGAGAATCAAGACTCCTAAAAGTGGCAGAATCAGGCGGGAGCTGCACAAACGTGCTCCTAAACTG GTGGAAACAGGGAAGAAGACGCTAATACTTCACGGGACTAAAACAAGTAGTGTGTTGAATTCAGCGATGACTGAAATTTATCACTTGAAGAAGGGTGAAGCACTGAAGTACTCGaggaagaatgagaatatcaGACCGTTTGAGATCGGCGGTGAAGCTTCtcttgagtttttctctcacaAAACAGATTGCAGCTTGTTTGTG TTTGGCTCACACTCGAAGAAGCGGCCAGATAATCTTGTCATTGGACGAACCTATGATCACCACATTTATGATCTTGTCGAGATTGGGGTTGAAAATTTCAAAAGCATGGCATCATTTTCATATGACAAGAAGTTGGCACCTCAAATCGGGTCAAAGCCCTTTTTTGCTTTCATTGGAGAAGGCTTTGAGAGTGTGGATGAGCTGAAACATTTAAAAGAAGTTTTACTTGATCTTTTTCATGGGGAG GCCGTCAAAAACTTGAATTTGGCTGGACTAGATCGCGTATATGTATGCACAGCCCTGTCTCCAAATAGAATATTATTCTCTCACTGTGCTCTGCGGCTTAAAAAGTCAGGCACTATAGTACCTAAGATTGAGCTGGTTGAGGTTGGTCCATCTATGGACATGGTTGTTCGGAGGCATCGCCTTCCTGCAGATGGCCTTAGAAAAGAAGCGATGAAAACAGCACCtgtattgaaaaagaaaaag GAGAAAAATGTTAGCAAGGATGCCATTAAAGGGAAGATTGGAAAGATTTATATCCCGGATCAGAAG GTTGGGAGTGTTCCCTTCGTAAACAAAGCGAAGGGGGTGAAGAGAGAACGACGTGAAGCGAAAATGAAGAACGAGGGCAGCGACCCTCAAAAGAAACACAAGTCCGAGTCGTAA